The Nicotiana tomentosiformis chromosome 2, ASM39032v3, whole genome shotgun sequence genome includes the window GTTATTCTTATATTCAGTCTCGTCCTTACACAACAACGTCTATTAAAATATGAATATGTCCTATATGCATATGTCTGGGGAGCGAACATGGAAATTAATTAGACTGGGGATATCTCAAGAATAtcctgtttattttattttatattatctCCTAGTAAGACTTGATTAATTTCAGTAATAGTCATTAAGTGTTTAACAACTTGTTTACATTAATTTTGTTGATTAGGAGTAGAATAAATTAAACGAAAAGGATAACGATAAGCTTGATTATTCATTTAGGATTATGCGGTCAATAAGTGTGGGCGATAATACGGGCTTGTGGGCCCGATAGTGAGAAAACAGCTATGTGATCCAAAGAATAGAAGGGTATCCAAGGCTGAACTGACACTCGCGTTTGGACAATATTTTAGctaatgtttttaaaaaaaatctataGTATTTGAATTTCAAATTAAAGAAAAGCTTGTCAACTTATAATTGGGTACGAACATCTGAAGTGACTCATTAAAACTATTATCGAGTTTCAAATTGACTATCAAACTTATATAAATGTAAGGATCGGAAATTATTTTCAAACCAAATTGTGAACTTGACTTGACATAATTCAAATGAGCATTTTGAAGaactatttattttttaaacaTAAGGACAATAAATCATATCAGCCTCAGTTTATTTACTTTTAAGTGGATGAAAACCATCAGTGCTTGAACTAACTGAACATATTAAAGAAGGTTTTGTTAAAGATAGCCGATCAATTTTtctatttaaatatattttttgttaTATACCACTGACAGTCTTTTTCACCTATCCACAATCCACACTAATAAGCTggtttaattttcttattttacCATTTTCTATATGTTGTGAAAAAGCATTTATGTCTTAAAAGATTCTTACATTATCAACGTAGTTTACTTTGTTAATACCACAATATTAATTTTTTAAGTTATAAATCAATGTTAATTAGTGTCTAAATTGATTCGCAGATTTAACTTAAGCATGTAAAACGACACCAACGTGCGGTGTAACCTAAAAGGGGTCTTTATATAAATAGTCgattaaatttattatttatttttttttgacaatatataaaaattatattggttatacttaattatatatatatatattatatgatttgtatatatctGCCAGATAATTTTAGTTTAAGCGATTTCATGTGCCGCAATTTTAATTAATTCTTCCATCTAAAAGGGTCTTTTGAGGGGCTTCAGCACGAATGGGTTTGGGCCGCTGTGGCAACCCACCTAAAGAGGGGTAAAATGGGAAACTAAGAATCTAACATGGCGGGAAAGAGAGCCGTTGCTCTTCTAGACACCAAAAAACTGGCGCCAAAAATCTAAATTCTCAGTTGCCCACTGCCCGAAATTCCACGGGTAGCCCACTCTTTTTATTTTCTGTCCCCTCTCCTCAAAAAATATTTCTCATAATATTAATACTAAAGATTCTTTACGTATCTCTCGCTCTCATATTTTCTCTATTTCCTTCAATTTCCCCTCTCTCTCCAAAACAATTTCCTCTAACTTTCCCCTTCATTTAGCGCCATTTCCcccttttctttcattcaaagTCTTTTCATTTCCACCCCTTTTTCTCTCTTCTTGACTGCAAAAATTCTTAGAATCTGAAAAACAAGAAAGACCCTTTTGGTTCATTCTTCTTGTTCTCTTAATTCCTATTTCCTTTAAgccaaaaatctatattttttgGTCTTTTGATATGTTCCATATTACAGAATCTTTGTTTCCAAGAATTTAAAAAGTTATCTTTGTTCCCCAAAATTTTCTTAATTTATTTACAAAGTTAGGGTCTTTTTAGTTAATTTAGATCTTCTGAGTTGTGGGGTTTTGTTAAAACATGGGATTTTCAAAGAACCACCAAGTGGAAGGAAGCAAAGAAGAGAGCAAAAAGTGGGTAATTGCTGGAATTACAATTCTAACACCTTTGAGATCAATTTCTACGAAGCCAAGAGAGGATtctgaagatgaagaagaatgtTCAACAACTCCGACGACGAGAGATTCAAGGATACCGGAAAGACTACCATGCCCGCCGGCGCCGATGAAACGCCGGCCAAAATCCACGTGTCATTATAATAGTGTTAGGGAGTTCTTTAATCCGCCTGACCTTGAATCTGTATTTATACGCCATGTGGAGAGAGCTAATTAAGGCAACAAGTGGAGTATTAGTAAAGGGCCAAAACCAAAATGGAACTTAAAAGTGGCCCTTTTGCTTCTTgtatttttctatttcttttttaagTTTGTTATGTTTTTTATTAGGTTAGGAATTAGGTTTGAGTTGTGGTGATAATGTAATATACAAACTAGATATGGGTTCTACAAAATAGCTAGTTGTAGTGTGTAGTTCTTTTTATCCAATGATAAATCTCAAGCTGCAAGTCTCTTTACTACAGTGTGTTCTTTCCTTGTATGAAATGCGTCTGAATTTGCAATACCCTTTGCTTTCTATTCTTCTTGTTTCTATATGTGAACTGTTTCAAAAGATGTATCACAATTTGCAAAATTTTTTGCTTTCTGTTTTCCTAGACTTTTTACTTTCTGTTATTCTTGTTTCTATATGTAAACTGGCTCAGAACTATGTATCTCAATTTGCTAGACTTTTTACTTCTGTTTTCCCTGTTTAAAATATGTAAACTGatttatagcatgtttggcccgGAAAAATTAGTTTATTTTGACAAGTGTTTTTTTTCGAAAGTGCTCTTAAAAAAGTAATTTTGATAAGGAtttgtatttgactaattaatttaaaaaatatttttgaacaaCAATTATTATTTAACCAaacttttaaatatatttttttcaaaagtatttttaaaaaaaatactttttggaagaaattatttttttttattttttcaaaactgTTTCTACTTTTATTCAAAATTAAGTTTTTTGTTTTAAAAGTTTAGTCAAACCCCTTCATAACTTCATTTACTAAAAGAAACACTTTTTGGCCGAACAGACTATTAAATTGGTACTCTATCTCAACTTGCAAGAGTTTTTACTTCTTTTATCCTTGTTTCTAACATGTAAACTGATTCAGAAATAAGAAATTGCATTTCAATTAGTAAGCTTCTTGCTCTCTGTTTTTCCTTGATTCTATTAGCAAACTGGTTCAAATATGAAAATGTAGGTtaacttttttcttcttttttttttttaataagtaaCCACTcctaattttcttatttcttcattttttttttcaactcTCGTTTTCCTACATAAACAAGCAGACGCACGTGGATTTTAAGAATAGGAAAATGCAAACCGAGGAAAATTACAGAAGTCGCCGAATACATCTAAACAAAGGTAAAATCTTTTTCATGGCTCAGAGATGCTGCACGGATGCTTCACCAAATTAATTGACTTACGTCAAAAATTGAATCATCTCTTTTACTGCTGCTAAGTTATACTCCTTACGTCTCATTATAGAATttcagaaagaaaaaaataataatttgtacatatcaatttttaaaaaatattttatattccatccgttccaatttatgtgaacctgtttgacttggtacaaagttttaaaaaaaatgaagacaTTTAAagtttgtggtcctaaacaaatcATAAAAGGGCCCAGAatatttatgtggttataaaagcttctcattaaggtaGAGTTGTATATTTAAGccaaattgttttcaaatttagaaattggtcattctttttgaaacagaccaaaaaggaaataggttcacataaattagaacaGAGGGAGTAATATTCTTATAAGAATAAAAGTATGtcattaaaaagaaaagaaaatctccaaatataaaaaaatactcGTATAATTCTTTTAAACGAActaaaaaaatcataaaataaaacAGAAGGGTAGCTTTCCTTGGCTCGCAAGTACTTTTACTAGCATTCTTCTACAAATAAAAATAGCCTCTTTATTCTTGTGGGTCCCACCTTAACATGTCCCCACAACACCTGAATTCTATATTGGCAACTCCAACTTTTACTCGTAATGCTTCACTGGTAATTAAAAGACAAACAGATAATGGAAATGTACTGTAAGAGAATCCTATGTGGGGTAAGTATAAATAATTAGTATTTCAAATGAATAGTTTTTGGTACCACTTTAATGACTAATAAAATATTATCTTTAGTTGGATTATTGGGTGAGTTCCGCCTTTTACCATAAAATTTCTTTATATCATCgtcgtttgttccgaatatttttaaATGTTATAGCGAAATGttattatagagaacatatattataacataatataaatattagttccgaatttttttttatagtgaagtttattatataattttattatagagaGGTATAAATATATTGTATATTGTCAAATCAGCGCTCCTTAGGGTATGACTTGTTATGGCATGTTAATAAATGCAAACACCCAATTAAAGTTAGATTGATTACTTTATGTGCATGACCACCCAATTAAAGTGATTTATCTATCAAAGTTGATAAGGTGGAACTTTTCCCAATGTAAGGTGCTCCTTAATTCAGCCTTAAATAAATACATTAAAGAAAGTATCCTAGGGATCACTGCTGTTTAGCAAAGCCAGTTCGTAATTTGCATTTGCAGTAGTAACAAAAGTTGGGACATTGTGTTGGTGTTTTCGATTTACTAAAACAAAGTTTGATTAATTAAAAAAGTATTTGTTTTGTGTACTGATCGtgtaaaatatatttacataatcaaattgCTTTAAgtttgatgaaaataataataactaatTACTATTACATGTTAGAATATAAGACAGTAATTTTTCTTACACATAAATCCAATTTAAAAAGTGGTTGAGTTGAATGCAGTACGCATGATATTGATGGTTTTCACCGGATACATAAAATTGAACTTTAGGATAAGTGTCAATTGTTACCTCGTGGGGAGCACCAGATATAGCCAAAGGAATCTATTTATGCTactcttctttaatcttatcttaaacaaaaaagaaaaggatGATAACTCTAAGTTATCCTGTGTATGTAGAAGAGTTATTAATGTATTAATTAGACCGTAGTTTATGCCTATTTCTACCTCTCTCCAATAATGAGTCTATTACATTTACATACATCTATAATTCAGGGCCCTATTTGATTCTGCAGCAAACCATATGTTTTATGGGAGCGCAAAAGCTAACGTTTCTCCGTTAATGTTAATGGACCCACAATAAATAGTTGGTATAACATATGTTTTATATGCGCTATACATACAACGTATATAATACATGTCATATACCCATTAATTATTGTACCCCGCACTAAATATTTGTTTACTTAAGGACCAACATTCCTTATTAAAAAATTCATTCTGAAAAATTCATTTTCAGCATACTTTGTATTTTGCTTACTTATTACAAAATATTTGCTTACTCAGTTTTTTTCGCTTTTTGCCAGAATGGCTGAAGAGCGAAAAATTAAGGTTGCATTATATTGGGGGCTGAGGTTGTCGTGGAGAATAACTTAGTACACTATAATTGTTCTCCACAGAGTATTGTTAAATTGCCACTCAGATTAGAGTATGATAGATTGGTACCTTTGATTTGTAAAAGAATAAGTGTGAGTAAACATTCGGTTAATATCAAGGTAACCAGAAGATATCCTTATTCActtactccgcaaggggttgctttttatgctgagtttaacatcaaaGACAATGAAACTCTATAAAAAaatttgaggactccggatgaacat containing:
- the LOC104085657 gene encoding cyclin-dependent protein kinase inhibitor SMR6-like translates to MGFSKNHQVEGSKEESKKWVIAGITILTPLRSISTKPREDSEDEEECSTTPTTRDSRIPERLPCPPAPMKRRPKSTCHYNSVREFFNPPDLESVFIRHVERAN